CGTAGCTGGTAATCTAGGCTTCGCAATTGCAGTAGCAGCTTACCTGCTCGTTAAAACGAATAACGTGCTTCATGAGGTTGTGAAAACGTTATGCGAGCTGAAGAATTCTATT
This Candidatus Thermoplasmatota archaeon DNA region includes the following protein-coding sequences:
- a CDS encoding YvrJ family protein, coding for MDELTTLITVAGNLGFAIAVAAYLLVKTNNVLHEVVKTLCELKNSIRLLAEKIEILRK